A single Bacillus sp. HMF5848 DNA region contains:
- a CDS encoding NCS2 family permease: MKGYFQFDELGATYRREFIAGLTTFLSMAYILFVNPATLALLGIDGLENRMDANAVFVATAIAAAVGSLLMGLLANYPIALAPGMGLNAFFAYTVVLTMGIPWQTALSGVLVSGLIFIVLTLTGVREAIINSIPAELKFAVGAGIGLFITFIGFQNAGIIINNDATLVGLGDFTNGNTLLAIFGVFATVVLMVRKVKGGIFYGMILTAIIGMVFGLIEVPTQVVGAVPSIAPTFGQAFFHLGDVLSIQMLVVILTFLFVDFFDTAGTLVAVANQAGLMKDNKLPRAGKALFADSAATVVGAVLGTSTTTSYIESSAGVAAGGRTGFTSVVTAGFFLLALFFSPLLGVITAPVTAPALIIVGILMVSTLGEIDWKRFEIAVPAFLTLIAMPLSYSIATGIAVGFIFYPITMILAGRRKDIHPIMYGMFVVFVLYFIFLKA, encoded by the coding sequence ATAAAAGGATATTTTCAATTTGATGAACTCGGTGCAACCTATAGAAGAGAGTTTATTGCAGGATTAACAACATTCTTGTCTATGGCATATATTTTATTCGTGAATCCAGCAACATTAGCGTTATTAGGAATTGATGGGCTTGAAAATCGTATGGATGCCAATGCGGTGTTTGTGGCAACTGCTATCGCGGCAGCTGTTGGTTCTCTTTTAATGGGGTTATTAGCGAATTATCCAATAGCACTAGCGCCTGGTATGGGATTAAATGCGTTTTTTGCATATACAGTTGTATTAACAATGGGTATACCTTGGCAAACAGCTTTGTCGGGTGTGTTAGTTTCAGGATTGATTTTTATCGTGTTGACATTAACGGGTGTTCGTGAAGCAATTATTAATTCAATCCCTGCCGAATTAAAATTTGCAGTAGGTGCTGGTATTGGTCTATTTATAACATTTATAGGGTTCCAGAATGCGGGTATTATTATAAACAATGATGCTACATTAGTGGGTTTAGGTGATTTTACAAACGGCAATACATTATTAGCTATTTTCGGTGTGTTCGCTACAGTTGTGTTAATGGTTCGCAAGGTTAAGGGTGGCATTTTTTACGGAATGATATTAACGGCTATTATTGGAATGGTTTTTGGTCTTATTGAAGTTCCTACTCAGGTTGTTGGTGCAGTACCGAGTATCGCGCCCACATTCGGTCAAGCATTTTTCCACTTAGGTGACGTATTATCTATTCAAATGCTAGTTGTTATTCTAACATTCTTGTTCGTAGACTTCTTTGATACTGCTGGGACGTTAGTAGCTGTTGCAAACCAAGCTGGATTAATGAAAGATAATAAATTGCCACGTGCGGGTAAAGCGTTATTTGCAGATTCAGCTGCAACAGTTGTTGGTGCAGTGTTAGGTACGTCTACTACGACATCATATATTGAATCATCAGCAGGAGTAGCTGCAGGTGGCCGAACAGGCTTTACATCTGTTGTTACAGCAGGATTCTTCTTATTAGCATTATTCTTCTCGCCGTTACTAGGAGTTATTACTGCTCCGGTTACAGCACCAGCTTTAATCATCGTAGGTATTTTAATGGTATCAACGCTAGGTGAAATTGATTGGAAAAGATTCGAAATCGCAGTACCAGCATTCTTAACATTAATTGCAATGCCTTTATCATATAGTATTGCTACTGGGATTGCGGTAGGATTTATTTTCTATCCAATTACAATGATTTTAGCAGGACGACGTAAAGATATTCACCCAATTATGTATGGTATGTTTGTCGTATTTGTTCTATATTTTATCTTCTTAAAAGCATAA
- a CDS encoding CBO0543 family protein, whose protein sequence is MTILLVILFVTVAWRWGDWKNWKLYYPSILFFILGDLLYHYLLFDFFPMWRYNPFGLDESLGLTHTFIAFLIMFFIYPASILLYLGHFPTGSGPMRKFAYYIVWIGITVLIEYIIVQFNGIQYYNGWSLTWSALFVIVMLFTLRIHHIYPLAAWVLSLLFITFLLIKFQVPFHVFR, encoded by the coding sequence GTGACCATATTATTAGTTATATTATTTGTTACAGTTGCATGGCGTTGGGGGGATTGGAAAAACTGGAAATTGTACTATCCAAGTATTCTTTTTTTCATACTAGGCGACTTACTGTATCATTACTTATTATTTGATTTCTTCCCTATGTGGCGTTACAATCCATTTGGATTGGACGAATCACTTGGATTGACACATACTTTTATAGCTTTTCTCATTATGTTTTTTATCTATCCAGCATCAATCCTTCTCTATTTAGGGCATTTTCCAACTGGTAGTGGCCCCATGAGAAAGTTTGCATATTATATTGTGTGGATAGGCATCACCGTTCTTATTGAATATATAATAGTGCAATTTAATGGCATTCAATATTACAATGGTTGGAGCTTAACTTGGTCAGCATTATTTGTTATCGTTATGCTTTTCACATTACGCATTCATCACATATATCCTCTAGCCGCTTGGGTCTTGTCGTTATTATTTATTACATTTCTACTAATAAAGTTTCAAGTTCCTTTTCATGTTTTCCGCTAG